A stretch of Metabacillus sp. FJAT-52054 DNA encodes these proteins:
- a CDS encoding threonine/serine exporter family protein gives MIEQLITSFIASAAFGMIFNAPRKSLMKCGFVGMLGWIIYYMMVENQLDTIFSTVVASFVIAVTGQIFSKIYKTPVIIFSVAGVIPLVPGGMAYDAMRNFVQNDYNIAISLAAKAFMVSGSIAIGLVFSEVINQAIRQTQLNRLNKGQGR, from the coding sequence ATGATTGAACAACTCATTACAAGCTTTATTGCCTCGGCTGCGTTTGGGATGATATTTAATGCTCCGCGTAAATCACTGATGAAGTGCGGTTTCGTTGGCATGCTTGGCTGGATCATTTATTACATGATGGTTGAAAATCAATTGGATACGATTTTTTCAACTGTGGTCGCATCGTTTGTCATTGCGGTAACCGGCCAGATTTTTTCAAAAATTTATAAAACACCTGTCATTATATTCAGTGTTGCCGGAGTGATACCGCTTGTCCCTGGCGGCATGGCTTATGATGCAATGCGCAACTTTGTGCAGAACGACTATAACATCGCAATCAGCTTAGCGGCAAAAGCCTTTATGGTATCCGGATCGATCGCCATCGGACTTGTATTTTCCGAGGTCATCAATCAGGCAATTAGACAGACTCAGCTGAACAGGCTGAATAAAGGACAGGGCAGGTAA
- a CDS encoding BlaI/MecI/CopY family transcriptional regulator, which translates to MKINRFKSNETGLNRFFGPLEAKIMDILWCREEMSIKDVQEQLEKEKPISFNTVMTVMKRLQEKEVLIKRTEKRTSFYKPAMTREHFLQTQSRELTHDLLDEFGPLAVSHMLDALDEADQELISRLEDKLKQLKKDV; encoded by the coding sequence ATGAAAATTAATCGCTTCAAATCGAATGAGACGGGATTAAACCGCTTTTTCGGTCCGCTCGAGGCAAAAATCATGGATATTCTCTGGTGCCGCGAGGAAATGTCCATTAAAGATGTGCAGGAGCAGCTTGAAAAAGAAAAGCCCATTAGCTTCAACACCGTCATGACTGTCATGAAAAGACTTCAGGAAAAAGAAGTACTGATCAAAAGAACGGAAAAAAGAACATCCTTTTACAAACCGGCCATGACGAGGGAGCACTTTCTTCAAACGCAGTCGAGAGAACTTACCCATGACCTGCTGGATGAATTCGGCCCTCTTGCTGTCAGCCATATGCTTGACGCCCTAGATGAAGCCGATCAGGAGCTTATCAGCAGACTCGAAGATAAGCTGAAACAGTTGAAAAAGGACGTGTAA
- a CDS encoding M56 family metallopeptidase — MWERRSKRIFGFAVVLSGLLILQMAVYAYQLLCQGTFGVNMYGACHSLFKQIGLSSVAVTLDVLIGCTLITLGYHLSKQYLLYKRFCRKLAMSRNEMESKQLEKRFGHKISVIDQTEPAAFTAGYFRPVIIVSSGLLELLNDQELQAVIYHEQFHQSQRDPLKKWILQFIARTLWYIPIFKWWQKHYELTKEVLADRFAIRESGSIAGLSHALLKMMKWGKTNNSPHTVSISETAINYRIMHLLNPETSEPVKTPRSAVIASVQVVMVLAGMFIISP, encoded by the coding sequence ATGTGGGAGAGACGTTCAAAACGAATATTTGGATTCGCTGTCGTGCTTTCAGGACTACTGATTCTACAGATGGCCGTTTACGCTTACCAGCTGCTGTGCCAGGGTACATTCGGGGTCAATATGTATGGGGCGTGCCACAGCCTGTTTAAACAGATCGGGCTGTCATCGGTTGCGGTTACGCTTGATGTGCTGATTGGATGTACCTTGATCACTCTTGGGTATCATTTGTCAAAGCAGTACCTTTTATATAAAAGGTTTTGCCGGAAGCTTGCGATGAGCAGGAATGAGATGGAAAGCAAACAATTAGAAAAACGCTTCGGACACAAGATTTCAGTAATCGATCAAACGGAACCTGCAGCCTTCACGGCAGGTTACTTCAGACCCGTCATTATTGTATCTTCCGGTCTGCTTGAACTGCTGAACGATCAGGAGCTGCAAGCCGTCATCTATCATGAACAGTTTCATCAGAGTCAAAGAGATCCATTGAAGAAATGGATTCTTCAGTTCATTGCACGAACACTTTGGTATATTCCAATTTTTAAATGGTGGCAAAAGCACTACGAGCTGACAAAAGAGGTGCTTGCAGACCGCTTTGCCATCCGGGAATCCGGCAGCATAGCCGGCTTAAGCCACGCTTTGCTGAAAATGATGAAGTGGGGGAAAACAAACAATAGCCCGCATACGGTTTCCATCAGCGAGACCGCGATTAACTACCGGATTATGCATTTGCTTAATCCGGAAACAAGCGAACCGGTGAAAACACCGCGCTCAGCCGTTATTGCATCCGTCCAGGTTGTTATGGTTTTGGCGGGAATGTTCATCATCTCGCCATAA
- a CDS encoding DoxX family protein, whose translation MLNHIGTLIIRFVLGIIFILHGYMKFAGGIEQTAEFFASLGLPGFMAYAVAVIELAGGILILIGLGTRIVSVLIAIIMLGAIFTVGLKKGFIGGYELDAALLAMALSLAFTGSGAYSAEGLLKKRSRSAS comes from the coding sequence ATGCTAAACCATATTGGAACACTCATCATCCGCTTTGTCCTGGGAATCATATTTATCCTTCACGGGTACATGAAGTTTGCTGGAGGCATCGAGCAGACAGCTGAATTCTTCGCAAGTCTCGGTCTCCCTGGGTTTATGGCATACGCCGTGGCTGTAATCGAACTGGCAGGAGGAATTCTGATCCTGATTGGACTCGGAACAAGGATTGTGTCCGTTCTAATTGCAATTATTATGCTCGGAGCCATATTTACGGTAGGATTGAAAAAGGGATTTATCGGGGGCTACGAATTGGACGCGGCTCTTCTTGCTATGGCGCTTAGCCTCGCCTTTACAGGAAGCGGGGCATACTCCGCAGAAGGTCTGTTGAAAAAACGCAGCCGCTCCGCATCATGA
- a CDS encoding DsbA family protein, with translation MEEKQQDKNTFSQKPFVFGLLFAILLAILIGGLFVGYNKSSMSNPGIISYKNEPYLGDKDAPVKIIEFGDYKCPACKGFNDTFFKQIDKELIQTGKVQFFFFHHPFINVDSYRSAEFSESVYKVLGNDKFWEFHKKLYDAQPSDPEAENKDIYKKDYLMNLLSTMASKEEVDKVVQSYDKKEGKLASNEDDALATQLGVTSTPSLFVNGKMFLGRDMKDLRTRVDAAAKEEGK, from the coding sequence ATGGAAGAGAAACAACAAGACAAAAATACATTTTCACAAAAGCCTTTCGTATTCGGGCTCCTTTTCGCGATTCTTTTAGCCATCCTGATCGGCGGACTTTTCGTCGGCTATAACAAGTCATCCATGAGCAATCCGGGCATCATTTCATACAAAAATGAGCCCTACTTAGGAGATAAAGATGCTCCGGTGAAAATTATTGAATTCGGGGATTACAAATGCCCAGCCTGCAAAGGATTCAATGATACGTTCTTCAAGCAGATTGATAAGGAACTGATTCAAACCGGAAAGGTGCAGTTTTTCTTCTTCCACCATCCGTTTATAAACGTAGACTCCTACCGTTCAGCTGAATTCTCGGAGAGCGTCTACAAGGTACTGGGAAACGATAAGTTCTGGGAATTCCATAAAAAGCTTTATGATGCTCAGCCAAGTGATCCTGAAGCCGAAAACAAAGATATTTATAAAAAGGATTACCTGATGAACCTTCTTAGTACAATGGCAAGCAAAGAAGAAGTGGACAAGGTCGTACAATCCTATGATAAAAAAGAAGGCAAGCTCGCCTCCAACGAAGATGATGCCCTCGCTACACAGCTTGGCGTTACCTCTACACCATCGCTTTTCGTGAACGGGAAAATGTTCCTCGGACGCGACATGAAGGATTTAAGGACGCGGGTAGATGCGGCAGCGAAAGAAGAAGGGAAATAA